The genomic window CTGACGAACATGATGCGGTGATAAAATGGCAGATACcaaatggttttttggttttcattctGAAAACGTTaatgaaatcattaaaaatacgagGAAAACCGGCTAGGAAACCAAAAATTCATCaccaaataattacaaaaaaaatgcgtTATGGTCATTTAAGTAGTGTCGTTGAAGGAACGGAAGACTCACAATTTGGCTTAGATGTTTTAATGCATCCTTCATATACAGTATTAGCTAAAACAAAAGTTCTCGTTTACAGAATTTCAAATAatgccaaataataaaaaaagtaaaagattttatttttgttctttatataaaaaaattaaaatgaaaaatacggaatttatcttttttgttttttggtaatttcttataaaaaaaaaatagctaaaagATAAAACAGAATTTCTATATAGAATATTTGTAGTACAAAAAGtgcaaattttgaattattattgtatttttaattgcaaaaatacACAATCttcttgatgagaaaatatctccTATATAACAACATAGCAGTTAAATTTATAGATTAAaaagatattttgaaaaatcttcccATTTAAAAACCGTGCTATGAAAACTTGCAATATAAACACTTTAATGAGTATTAACTCTATCTCACTCAAATCCAGACACAGAGAGAGTTGTTCTACTATAATAGACGTTATATGTAAAAAACGAAATCATCTAGAGACATACAGggctatatatgcatatgtatgtgaattatATAAATTACTAGCAtctcccagtgggcttcgcaccaccatacataaaaagtttttttatatcgcaagaaatttttcatattaagttttctttatagaactcgtaaaatgtttaaacagttggattagttgatttttttcattcaacatactttctaaagatgtcacaatagccttttctgtacttttttaaaatttgattgtggtggtcacctatatacaggtaaggtgaaagagccgataacacttgtaattaaactttgattctttaatttccatttcaattttttacgctaaataaattatgctaaaataaataaagttaaaaatgtttttccagttccttgaatgctcccgtttttattatattttcgcccaaaattaatattaacataatacacttacaaccacaacagtacaacagaaatgctcataagcggctgtgtatttgttattgtttttcccatacaggcatttcgtatgagaggaaaccattactcacataaaatatcataactcaggaacggctgcaccgatttcaatcaaacttcacacaaaccacctcctcaaagatagaaaagaactctaaaatttttgtgtcaatcggttcggcggttcttgagttataagattaccaaggaaatgtaatatataacgacaacttgaaataacccaggatcagcagtgaggttaggaatttcagctgatataaggctatcgatttgatttggagttattttatgtaccagccaaattagtatatgtgcgtgcggcaatcccctttcctgccattcgatggagtacatatggcaacgcacctccccaaatacatataatttcacaattaaatccataagtgctttacatttttgccgaaatggatactcatgtggttcaaacacatcctaggcttacccgggtccacgttttggattatatctcgagaccctagtcacggaacggtatgaaaaatactctatactatagaaatcatcaacagctcccatttgctacccatattgtacgaacacatccttaagttatcggggtccacattttgggcgatatctcgataccctagtcacggagcggcatcaaaaatactctatactatagaatcatcagcagcttccatttgctacccatattgtacgaacacatccttaagttatcggggtccacattttgggcgatatctcgagaccctagtcacggagcggtatcaaaaatactctatactatagaatcatcaacagcttccatttgctacccatattgtacaaacacatcctagggttacccgtgttcacgttttggcctatttctcgagaccctggtatccgattcttaaaattttaaaacacaaaccatctactgaatagtccaaacaaagcctaaaaatttggtttggataggtgaacccgttcttgagttataagattaccaaggaaatgtaacttctttttatatatatagattatggTAAAAAACGAGGGATTGTGTCAGcaggaaaaaaatacaaaaattattatttttttgagcaATTTCAATTGTTTCTCTATCGTATTACATCACTGTATAGCAAGGATAGTACACAATTCGCCTTGACTGTGTAGTAGGAGTTTAtagccttgttgttgttgttgttttaactgtAGTAGTAGGTCTCAGAATGGGCCAGTTGACTGATAGCAAAATACATTATGTGTTTTTGAGTCGAAGGCGTCACATAAGTGCCGAAATGCACAAAAACTGGTAACTTTCTCCTTTTGCGCATGCAAGTGCGGCGAAAATGAAAACTGTTTAAACGAGAAAATTGTTCTCACGCAAATTTTTATCGATAGTGTTTTTaactatattaaattaaatgcagaaaataaatgaGAGTCAAATTAAGTCAATTAAAATGCTACCTTATATTTACGATACGAGTACTTAAAAGAGTAGAGATTTATTCAAGTTGTCTTGAAAAATGCATGTGCGTCTCGATCTTCATTTCGCTTCAATAAGCAATAATTACTATTTTGTAATATAGTATAATATATTTCCCAACCAATAAAAACCTGTTTATACAACACGAAATATGATATTTGCTTTCACGACAAGAACATctgttacttttttgtttacatGCGGCAATGCGTTCATTGTGGTACCACGGAACGTTTTACACGTCACGTCAGTTGAAAGCAGTGCCGCAATAGTCGGATCGGGCCCATTGGGACCACCCTATTaatctgctacaatatccagacaGTAAttcagatttttgttttcttacaaACCTTATCCCATCTgaagtttttaaattacaaaggtTTTCagcgtttaattttttaatactatgCATATTTAGTGCCTTAATTTTGGTCAATACTGCATATATGTGTATTTAGATCTGAAATTGCACCCTAAGGCTATCATTTATTTTGCTATATACAGAGCAGCTCACCAGCCAAAATTATACATATTAGTTATAATGAAGCTCATGAAATATGTGATTGTTctgattttctaaaatttgttaaCGCACTTTTTATCTAGGTAACccaatatactcgtacatatgtaaatatcaaatggttttgttttaaatttttttatgttgtgtttGTCGACTTCGCAATCGTAATTCCTGCTAGCATGTACATATTATAAAGGCGGGCatctgaatttattaaaaattataaaaaaaaaggcgTGCAAGCAAGTCGTCTAACTTCGGTATATAACAGATGAGTTATTGGTTTCATTAGTAGATAAAAACCTAAGATATTTTTGGACATCTGATgcgaaaatattaagaaaaatatataaatacatgtaaaaatataaatatatatatatatatatgtatatatatatacatatgcctttacatatatatatatatatatatatatatatatataaagtattaTTTAAAGAACTATTATCTTTCAGAAAATTCGTCCATTTGTTCAATGATGTAAATACAAATCTCCGAAAGGCATACAATTGAAACTCAAAATATATTTAGCTTCTCAAAATActggaataaaacaaaatattattagctTTGGCCTCCCGCAAACAGCTTTTCTACATACACGTAAATATCACCATTTATTTCCGCCCTACGTGGGGTAAAGTAGTATAGATTTGTGTGTGCAGTTTGAGAGCAAGAATAATATATTTGCTTACATATCTGCGTGGCTTTGcaaaaacagacaaaaaaaattcttaagtaaaaaaattaaaaaaatccctTTTCGTACCACCCCAAGATGCATATTTATGCACTAGCGCAATACTCAAATACATAATAGTGCATATGTGTTCTACTAGAGACGGTTCAATAACGTAGCACCCGTGCCTACGTGACCAGACATTCCGCATACATTTTATATGTATGCCATAGAAAAATATCTAAATCATTTTTACACatgtaatattatttaatacgTTTACATTTTGTTTACTATGCTTTGATTACGAAATCAACATCTATTTGAGAGACAAagtgtacattttttgtttatcaagTTAAGAACTATGTTCTTGTGTTTGTTATTAAGCAGACATAGCtagtacatacatgtgtatgtacgttTTCACTTTGGCATTATAAAGACTAATGTCAATAAACTgtaattttttagcatttcctGGTACTTACGTATATCCTAATACATTTCTCTAAATTAATTAGAAGTCGgggaaattttgatatttttactagtGGCGGCGGGTAGGTACATGAAAACAAATGCATTAGATTATGGCTCCCTTCTTGAAATATTGGTGTATACACATACTAACACCACCAAACAATTTTCATGTACTTCACAAAATATTCTTGTTAATGTTTACATTGTCCGCTTATattaaatgttataaatttgtattcgaaacatatttagttatttcattaAGATATTTCGGTGTTTAGATTTGTTTTAGGTTATTAAAAGTTTTTGCTCTTAATTTATCAAAGTAAGACGTTTACACATATTCATCAATTAGTCACAAAAACATCCGTCATAATTAACCGCACAATGCATAAAAACTTGATTTACagtacttttttttgaattttgttttgttaacttCTTACAAATACACTAAACTCTACTTTTTATTACTACAATTAAAATCACTCAATGGCAGTGAGAAATAAATATGGCGGACTCAACCGCACAAAGGCAGTGCATCGTGCCCTACGGAAGGAGTTAAGCgaactaaaaaagaaaacatgggAAATATTATACTCAGTGTTGCCATCGCATTGCACTTTAGTACTAAGTACGACCTAATATACTACAAATTCGTTGGCAACACCTTCATCAAATTAGGGGATTTTTTATTTGGACTGGGGACCAACGAGTTGATTTTGTGTatttattatgaatattattatcTTTACAAGCCAAAGAATCAATTCGTCATTGTAGCgatgcaacaaaaaataaaattgagttgCCTTTATGACATACATTCCAATGTTACAGATATTTTTCAGTTCAGTGTCCACTGCGCGCATTTAGTTAACTTACACTGCTTAAAcaataactacaacaacaacaattaacatTGCTTCAGGGACTGGAATATATCATTACATTCACATGTGACACCATCTGAATACTcgatatatttgtatttacctTAGAAGTTAAGAGAATTCTCTTAACTAAATATGGCTTGAGAAGACATTTCTACCCAAActgttatttataaatatttataaaagtacTCACCATCTAAAtgcattaaaatgaaaataaaccaTTCCAAGGCCATACAGAAAAGGCAAGTTTTTCCAATTCTTCGAGCACAATTGATAATACTTCTGGTACGCTGCAAGCGCTGTAAttgagttttaaaataaaaattagttcttaaatttataatttctttttgaaaaatccaaatatactAATGTACAAGCATAcaaataagtttttgttttaacatagGAAAAGTAAACTTATAGTCCGagtaaaatcgaaaaaataaaaatcgcgcaATTTTCATGTCATACATATTATTGCCCGGTAGGGTGTAAAGCAGATATAAAACTTCCCGGCTGTTAATGAAAATCGTTGCTCAATATATTGTCCGTATAACGTCTTTGTATTTATGATAACCCAAACTAACCAATTTCGTTTGTTTACCAGCTTAAGAGGTTTGGACAGATTTCGCTCTATACATAACATACATACCTTCATCGTACTCTTCCAAAAGTAAATGAAGGTGGCCCAGCTTACAATACGTCATAACATCTACATGCAGTTTACTTTCATTATCACTATCCGGAGTTGCTGTAGAAGTTTCTGCTgatttttgttcttcttttcttttgggACTTGGAAAGTCAACAGGCACTTGGGTACTGTTTTCTTTATATACTTCATCATTTCCCTGCTCTGTCTTCATCACATGTGAGTTCGGTTCGTGAGGCACATCCTCTGATTTTATTGCGGTCTTTGCACTTTGCTCTTCTTCCTTTGTTGATATAATAACATGTTGTAGAATTTTCACGGCACGCTCCACAATAATGCGTATTGGAGCGTTTTCAGGCGCTGCCAGTTTTAGAAAACCAAACTGGCGACTGTGTAGCAGAGGTGAGAATGTTGttgcaattaaagaaaattgtcttcttaaaataaaagtaattgaaaaCACACCTGTCCAAGTCGGCTATGAAGTGCATTTCCTCAACTGTAAGATTGTCTTCAGCACCAaaatccatttttgtttaataaattctaCAGCAACTAAAACAAACGTGTAAACTCGCAACAAAAAACAGGGTATACAATTCGTTGCCACCTTTCTGTGTTTTGACAATTGTACTCAAATTTAGTTACGTAAAATTGACAAACGTTATGGTACCCCAAAGCACAACAGGGTACAACATGTGCTTATACTTTGATAATTATCTGCACTAAGTTTGAAGGCTCTGTGGACAATAATTTtcgttaaaacattttcttttatattatatcatattttttattatataatataataacatcgTATTTATTTGAAGGCTGCCAAGGTTTAATCAATCACTATCAACTTGTTTCcttcataaataataaatcgaTATTTTAAACTCGATATATCGTTAATTTGGTGCATCTCTCAAATCATGTATCCAAATGTCATTTGCGCTAGCGTGAAAAGGCTGTGAGCCTATAAATTTAATTACACAATATTTAAGAAAGATGGACAACTTTAATTTCGGTGGTTCCCAGTTATCACGAAATGAAATCATTCAGCTATTTTTGCGAGTGTCCATTGCATCTGTCATCACATTTTATTCAGTGAAATGGATGATGAACCAACTGGACCCGACTAGTAAGAACAAAAAGAAGGCTAAATTGCGAGCTGAAGAGCAATTGAAACGGTAATTATAAGTTAAGTAAtgcgtatttatatttatgaaagaaaatttgcacaCTTTATAGGCTTGGTGATCAAAGTGGCTTCAAAGTAAATCCCCAACAATTTAATGACTATGAGCTTATGATTGCCACACATTTAGTTGTGCCTGCTGATATAACAGTGAGTTGGAGTGACATTGCTGGTCTCGACGACGTTATACAGGAATTGAGGGAGTCAGTTGTGTTACCAGTCAGACATCGAGATCTATTTAATCAATCTAAGCTTTGGCAAGCCCCAAAAGGTGTATTGTTACATGGACCACCCGGTTGTGGTAAGACTCTGATCGCAAAGGCCACTGCCAAGGAAGCTGGAATGCGTTTTATAAATCTTGACGTCGCAATCCTGACTGATAAATGGTACGGGGAATCCCAAAAATTGGCTTCTGCAGTTTTCTCGCTGGCCTTAAAAATTCAGCCTTGCATAATTTTCATAGATGAAATCGATTCATTCTTGCGTAGTCGGAACTCAAACGACCACGAGGCTACTGCAATGATGAAAACTCAATTTATGATGCTTTGGGACGGGCTTAGTACTAATTCAAACTCAACTGTAATTGTAATGGGGGCTACTAATCGCCCGCAAGATTTAGATAAGGCTATTATTCGCCGAATGCCCGCACAATTTCATATTGGACTTCCAACCGAACTGCAGCGACTACAgatattgaaacttattttggAAACTGAATGTGTACACAACGATGTGGATTTTAATCGATTAGCAAAACTTACCAATGGATTTTCTGGATCGGACTTAAGAGAAATGTGTCGGAATGCTTCAGTTTACCGAATGCGTTTATTTATGCGTACAAATGAAAATCAATTAAGTGAACAAGCGGCACAACCATCTACATCGGCTTACGCTGCAATTGAGTTAAGAAACCCTCTGATCGCGATATCTATGGAAGATCTACTTAAATCGTATGATAAAATGAAGGAGTCAAAGTTGCACACCGGTAATTTATTTATGGAAAATCGAATAGAATTAGATTAGATATTAACTAAATGTATATGGAAATGTTTTGAAAGTTACATACATGTATTACATTTATAAAACATTCACAAGAATGATAAAGGTTCCAAATTGTtctaaataatatgtatatctgTATCAAACTGTTAGCCTTGAAACACCTTCCTTATTGGCgctttaggtttttttttatttttttgtattttgttttataaaataaaacaattttaacaatGCACAGATCCTAAACAAACTTTTAGGAGtgaattttcgtaaaaaatatataattgaatgGACAACAAACTATAAAAGTACTTTGGCACAAAAATAAGGAAACGGAAGCCTATTAatggtgaatattttttttttattaaataaatacaaatttacggGACCTTTAAAAATGATTGTTATTTATAAGTGATGTGGATGTGCTACTTGCATACATGAATCAGTATTTCcttgcataaatattttctattacgTATTAGTTGAATaccgaaaatttttattaaaaggtaAGACCTTTCATCGATTTTTAGCAAacgaatatttacatttttgctaAGGGCTGCCCAAGGCTAATCCACAAAAGGTGACTTCGGCATTCCAGCTAAAGTGTTATTTTTCTACTTGGTGGCTTGAAGGCAAACAAAAGCAGAAAACggtgaaactaaataaaattgtacattattaaaaaaaatgacagtaaacaacaaaatatttgagaaaatagGTAATTGTTGTTTATTGAATATACTTTAGTCATTGTGAAGTGATCTCCAGCCAAATCAGTGCCACAGTATACAGAAACGGGGGTGGCGCATTCCGAAAACCGCTGCttcatttttcgcgattttgacagtCGATGTATTCGTTTGTATTGGAAAGAAGCCTGACGTCCGACTTGTCAAAATTGCGAAAGTAAAGTAACAGTTTCGGGAAGACGACACATTCAGTATTCGATTCGTGAAAATTTTTAGAGCGAATTACCTCATTTGTAAGTAAATCATTCTCAATTACCTTGCGTTTTACGAACAAACAGTTGCCTTCCCTAATTTTTATCGCAAATTTATAGAAATCATCGGTCAAACCAATATGCAAGCCTAACCAAAGCAAAAAAACGACGTGAACAAACTTTTGATAAGAacgatgaaaaattattttataacaatgGTAGCAAAAAAAGATATTGTTGAAATAATTATTATGTCGATGAGATAGTTGAACATCTGAGAAGAATGGGAGAGGAgaccaaattatctttatgggTACCGCACAAGCACGCAACTCGTTTATTGTTTTTCGACCCACATCTATCAAATCCCTTTCACCGGTCTGTTAGCACTTTTTCTTATTGCTGGaaattaaaagcaataaattaaTACAATCTTCactataaaataaagtgaaatccATGTTTTAATTCACTGTTTTCCCTCATAACCGATATTTACAGAGAACAAGAAAAAGAACTGCCAAACTTAACAGCCAATTACGTGCTGTGgaaacatattataaatattaatttggggTAAAAGAAGTACATAATTTTCTCGTAAAGTATTGATCAAACAATTTTAGGTTTATGCgggttgtcaaggtgacatttcatgttaaaaaaattatttgctgttatttgtttgttccattcacttgtgagttacagggtgttaacaatagaagtcagcaaagagaaaattaggtacattttacagtttgtctttgataaagacgaaaatgcaagccaggccgctgaaattgtgaatggtgtcaAGTTCTCTGGtgtcgatactgtaacagctaattacgcgGAATTTTGGTTGAGTCTATTCCGTTcgggcatttttgatgttaaagaaattgtcaataaaatcacagaaataatcgaagtacTCCGGGGTGTTAGTAGTCCATCGCATCGCCCAAGAGCTAATGATcgaccataaaaaaattttaaaccatttgcgcaaaaaaaagaataaaaataatggattaaTTGTTTTACCAAACTAATATGTTTTATCAAAGTTAGATTTGCCCGATTTTACAGACTACGCAGCACACTTTTACAGGAAAAAGTTAGAAGTTACCAAAAAAGGATTTCACATATATAAACGCTTCGTTAGTCCTTAAAGGGAAAcgatattttaagtattttgctCAAATTTCCGTTGTACCGAGGTagcccttttaatttttttagtacaaaaaatgtGGCATACAGGTCGTTTcttttaataagaaataaattttaacaagaaAGAAAAAGAGTCCAATAAGTTTATCGAATGATaagaaaaacgtaaaaaacGTCGAATCGACGAAGACTAACCTTTTAAATCTTTAAGTTTCAATTGAAAGACTGAATTATCATTGAAAGGATTTTCTAATTTAAagacaatattatatataaaatttcgaTAACTTTCATGTGGTTTTTATTGCCAATTGTAAAAACTATATAAGGTAAAACTATCGAAATCGTTAAAATATATCGTTTGCATTGTTCGATATCCGTATATTCACAATAGCTCACTTTAAGTGTGTGGTGCGTCTCACAATCAACGTTGCAGTAAATTTTGCGGACATCGTAAttctaaatatattaaaaatggcCACAACTTTAGCTGCAGATCGTTTTTGGGTGGACAAGGCAAATTGCCACAATGCCGAGCGCCAATACTACGAATATTTGAGCAAAGAGGTAAgagattgaaaaattattaagtggCTACCATTATACCATGGCTTATGTTGTACATAATTGTTACACGTGTGGGTATAATAATTATCAGTATCATCTAACGTggagttgtatttcttttcacgCTGCCTATAGGAGGAAAAAGTGAAACAGTTAAGTGAGGACGGTCACTTGAATGGTGTACAAGAAACCCCGTCCAAGCagaagaaatgcaaaaaaatgaaatacaaaaagaacGAATGTACACCAAAACTAACAGAAATATCGACAAACTCTGAAAGCGAAGAAAGACTCttattaaccggctctcagtatCAATTCAATGCACCCATTGATATAGCCATTAAAGTGGGGTCTAAACCAAGTGGAGAGAAGTCCAAGAAAAGAAATAAGACGGCAAAGAAAAATGTAGATTTGTTGGTTAGCAATAATTGTTTGTCATAGAAATTTCGTTCAGTagcacttgttatttttatttgatgttgatccaatttttgtgtatttaagCACAACGATGATTTATAATATCGGTTGTCTTCCTAAAAGCATTAACGCAAAGCACAAAACAATTAGTGAATTTTGTCCCGTAAGCGTAGTTACGGTGGCAAAATTCTGCGATTTTCTTCTTATTGGGTTGTGGACACACCTATCACATGAGTTTAAACTCAATCGGCTGGctactttttcaatttactgTTTGCAGTTTACCTGCTTTGCACTGT from Anastrepha ludens isolate Willacy chromosome 5, idAnaLude1.1, whole genome shotgun sequence includes these protein-coding regions:
- the LOC128862760 gene encoding outer mitochondrial transmembrane helix translocase, with amino-acid sequence MDNFNFGGSQLSRNEIIQLFLRVSIASVITFYSVKWMMNQLDPTSKNKKKAKLRAEEQLKRLGDQSGFKVNPQQFNDYELMIATHLVVPADITVSWSDIAGLDDVIQELRESVVLPVRHRDLFNQSKLWQAPKGVLLHGPPGCGKTLIAKATAKEAGMRFINLDVAILTDKWYGESQKLASAVFSLALKIQPCIIFIDEIDSFLRSRNSNDHEATAMMKTQFMMLWDGLSTNSNSTVIVMGATNRPQDLDKAIIRRMPAQFHIGLPTELQRLQILKLILETECVHNDVDFNRLAKLTNGFSGSDLREMCRNASVYRMRLFMRTNENQLSEQAAQPSTSAYAAIELRNPLIAISMEDLLKSYDKMKESKLHTGNLFMENRIELD